The Cellulomonas sp. S1-8 genome has a window encoding:
- a CDS encoding FitA-like ribbon-helix-helix domain-containing protein: protein MSVSLTVRDVPDEVRDELAARAARSGRSLQEYLRATLTDLASRPTASDAVAQARGRALAYPEVSAQQILDDLDAGRR, encoded by the coding sequence ATGAGCGTGTCACTCACCGTGCGGGACGTCCCCGACGAGGTCCGGGACGAGCTGGCCGCGCGCGCCGCGCGCAGCGGCCGGTCGCTCCAGGAGTACCTGCGGGCGACGCTCACCGACCTCGCCTCGCGTCCGACGGCGTCCGACGCCGTCGCGCAGGCACGCGGGCGCGCGCTCGCCTACCCCGAGGTCAGCGCGCAGCAGATCCTCGACGACCTCGACGCCGGCCGGCGGTGA
- a CDS encoding type II toxin-antitoxin system VapC family toxin, producing MTGLLVVDASAVLATLIDPGDRGEQAAAHLAGAQLAAPDLLGYEVLNVLRRRRASGHLTPHQATLAVRTWSELPVDLWPLASIQPAVWRLAHNLSAYDAAYVALATHLDAPLLTGDHRLAAAPGVTCDVLTI from the coding sequence GTGACGGGACTCCTCGTCGTCGACGCCTCGGCCGTCCTGGCGACCCTGATCGATCCGGGAGACCGCGGCGAGCAGGCCGCCGCGCACCTCGCCGGTGCGCAGCTCGCCGCACCCGACCTGCTCGGCTACGAGGTGCTGAACGTCCTGCGTCGGCGTCGCGCGTCCGGCCACCTCACGCCCCACCAGGCGACGCTCGCCGTCCGGACGTGGTCCGAGCTGCCGGTCGACCTGTGGCCCTTGGCGTCGATCCAGCCCGCCGTGTGGCGGCTGGCGCACAACCTCTCGGCGTACGACGCCGCGTACGTCGCACTCGCGACGCACCTCGACGCGCCGCTGCTCACGGGCGACCACCGGCTCGCGGCGGCCCCCGGCGTGACCTGCGACGTCCTCACCATCTGA